A single genomic interval of Lathyrus oleraceus cultivar Zhongwan6 chromosome 7, CAAS_Psat_ZW6_1.0, whole genome shotgun sequence harbors:
- the LOC127103121 gene encoding uncharacterized protein LOC127103121, translating into MGSQPFLSLLSSHGYPMAQLGNPSFISPSGNPSFISPSGNPSFISPSGTSSYHQTGGSSFPHPSQVPPPFMQSGIFPDPTQVPLSSQHPTNTPSSSTLSRSHTPPTTHMPSSSTHHGGSRTPHPPRATDIPVPEEQEEQDDQEQQDDHVLEQPTANPTEYEMIDGRYFIEPCGKS; encoded by the coding sequence ATGGGTTCACAGCCTTTTCTCTCGCTACTATCATCCCATGGTTATCCTATGGCCCAACTTGGGAACCCATCCTTTATTAGCCCATCTGGGAACCCATCATTTATTAGCCCATCTGGGAACCCATCCTTTATTAGCCCATCTGGGACTTCATCATACCATCAGACTGGGGGATCTAGTTTTCCTCATCCCTCACAGGTACCCCCACCCTTCATGCAGTCTGGGATCTTTCCAGATCCCACACAGGTACCTCTGTCGTCCCAGCATCCCACAAACACACCATCATCATCCACGCTTTCGAGGTCCCACACCCCACCTACCACACACATGCCCTCATCATCCACGCATCATGGGGGATCTCGCACCCCACACCCACCACGTGCCACAGATATACCCGTGCCTGAGGAGCAGGAGGAGCAGGATGACCAGGAGCAGCAGGATGACCATGTTTTAGAGCAACCAACTGCAAATCCCACAGAGTATGAGATGATTGATGGCAGATATTTTATTGAGCCATGTGGAAAATCGTAA